DNA from bacterium:
CATCTTCCCCTTATCAGTAAAAGACCGCAGAGCAATTCCAGCCACGGCAACACCACAGCAGCCGCGGCCACGGCCGGCCAGGGCAACAGCCGGTAGCGGTCGATCTGCTCCGCAAATGTCGCAGGATCGGCGATTTTGCCCAGCGCGGCAAAGATAAAGACCGCGGCCAAAAACCAGCGCAGCAGGATCAGCAGAGTGTTTTTAGTTTTATTGTTCATGGTTTCTCCGAGGAGAGGGCGCCTCCGCCGGCCAGCCAGTCGTTCAAGCCGGCATCATAGATCGCCACAGAGCGGTAGCCGTTCTGCACCAACACTTGAGCCAGCTGATGCGACAAGTCGCAAGGCGGACCTTCACAATAGGTGACCAGCCAGCGGTCAGGCGGCAGATGCTGCAGTGTCTCGTGCATTTGACCCAGTTCTTCCAGCGGCAGAGACAGGG
Protein-coding regions in this window:
- a CDS encoding rhodanese-like domain-containing protein — its product is MNDVVVYTSSRNNSIWGHDEKWSPSASLVLGKGYKHDVISREALLGLMQRQAVLLIDSRSSSEYQAGHLPGALSLPLEELGQMHETLQHLPPDRWLVTYCEGPPCDLSHQLAQVLVQNGYRSVAIYDAGLNDWLAGGGALSSEKP
- a CDS encoding DoxX family membrane protein: MNNKTKNTLLILLRWFLAAVFIFAALGKIADPATFAEQIDRYRLLPWPAVAAAAVVLPWLELLCGLLLIRGRCIQGASLWLIVLNGVFIVAIASAIVRGLDIDCGCFSLQGQTSRVSLQRIAEDVFFLVIALLIFRQARPAETE